One Frankia alni ACN14a DNA window includes the following coding sequences:
- a CDS encoding DUF3515 family protein, which yields MTEVGRDNHRRRLLAARRACRSAAAWRVTSSSAGWRPWTRPLVLAPRRVAVGLTACGAVACLLMAGCGGPGPVRLTNVPVPAPADRASCAALIRVLPSSLGHGLERRHLDPPQDTAAAYGGGPIVLTCGISGVPASYRPDSMLSEVDGVGWFADKLGETVRYSTPTRSPHVVLTLPGSASSEVQPFDILVSVGPAVRAHSASTTP from the coding sequence GTGACAGAAGTGGGTCGTGACAACCACCGTCGACGTCTGCTCGCCGCTCGACGGGCGTGCCGGTCGGCGGCGGCCTGGCGGGTCACCTCGAGCAGCGCCGGCTGGCGGCCGTGGACCCGGCCCCTGGTTCTGGCGCCGCGCCGGGTGGCCGTCGGACTCACCGCCTGCGGCGCCGTGGCATGCCTGTTGATGGCCGGTTGCGGTGGGCCGGGACCGGTCCGGCTGACCAATGTCCCGGTGCCGGCGCCGGCCGACCGGGCGTCCTGCGCGGCCCTCATCCGGGTGTTGCCGTCCTCGCTCGGTCACGGCCTCGAGCGGCGTCACCTTGATCCGCCACAGGACACCGCGGCGGCCTACGGTGGCGGACCGATCGTCCTGACCTGCGGAATCTCGGGGGTGCCGGCGAGTTACCGACCGGATTCGATGCTGTCGGAGGTCGATGGTGTCGGTTGGTTCGCGGACAAGCTCGGTGAGACCGTGCGGTACTCGACTCCGACCCGATCGCCCCACGTCGTCCTCACCCTGCCGGGCTCCGCGTCGAGCGAGGTGCAACCCTTCGACATCCTGGTCTCCGTCGGCCCGGCCGTGCGCGCGCACAGCGCCTCGACGACGCCGTGA
- a CDS encoding Lrp/AsnC family transcriptional regulator, translated as MVHAYILIQTEVGKSASVAKEIEQIPGVTQAEDVTGPYDVIVRAEAPTVDDLGKMVMSRVQSVDGITRTLTCPVVHF; from the coding sequence GTGGTCCACGCGTACATCCTTATCCAGACCGAGGTCGGCAAGTCCGCGTCGGTTGCCAAGGAGATCGAGCAGATCCCTGGGGTCACCCAGGCCGAGGACGTGACTGGTCCCTACGACGTCATCGTGCGCGCCGAAGCGCCCACGGTGGACGATCTGGGCAAGATGGTCATGTCGAGGGTGCAGTCGGTCGACGGCATCACCCGCACGCTGACCTGTCCGGTCGTCCACTTCTGA